The nucleotide window CTCTTTTTTTTCCACAAAAATATAAAAAATGGCTGCCCTTGTGAGACAGCCTCCTACATTTCTCCCAAAAAAAAGCTGCCCAATATGAGCAGCTTCCATTTTTTGATTCAAGCAAAGATTTCGGAATTATCCTTTTACCATCTTTGCATATTTTGCTGTAGGAAGTGATTTCGGGCGAGTAATCGGCAATCCGTATGCACGTGCAATAACGGCTTGTGCACCGATTCCCAAAGCTCTCGAAACACTAAACAAAACTGTATAGTAGCTGAATTCTTTCAGTCCGTAATGATAGAGCAAAGCTCCCGAACCTGCATCAACGTTGGGCCATGGGTCGCTGATTTTCTTGACTTGACGCAATACATTCGGCACAACATCAAAAACTTTTGATACTGTGGCAAATACAGGGTCATTTGGCATATGCTTTTTGCCGAAAGCAAGAAAGGCATCGTATCTTGGGTCGGTGATGCGAAGTACGGCATGTCCGTAACCCGGAATTACTCTACCTGAATTAAGTGTTTCCCAAGCAAATTTTTCCAAATCTTCGTCACTCGGAACTCCACCGAATTGGTCCATAGTTTCTAACACCCATTTCAAACATTCTTGATTTGCTAATCCATGCAATGGACCTGCCAATGCGTTCAAACCTGCCGAAAGTGAATAATACAAATCCGACAAAGTGGATGCTACAACAGTTGATGTGTAAGCACTTGCATTGCCACCTTCATGGTCGCTGTGCAGTGTTAAATAAAGTCTCATTAACTTGGAGAATTCACCGTTATTATCTTCCAAACCTAACATGTGAACGTAATTGCCCGACCAATCTTTCGAATTGTCCGGTTCGATACGTGGACCTTTGCCGAATCTTTTGCGATAAACGTAGCCCGCTATTGCCGGCAATTTTGCAGTAAGATTGAGTAAATCATCGAGAGTGGCTTCCCAGTACTCATATTTCGGCATACCTTCGTCATATCTTTTGGCAAATACAGATTCTTTCTGCATCACCAAAATCGCCGTATTGAACATCGCCATTGGATGAGAATCGGCGGGCATACTGTCAATCACGTCCCAAACGTATTGAGGAACAGCATTCCGAGCGGTAAGTTCTTTTTGCAAGTCTGCTAATTCAGCTTGATTTGGGAGTTCTCCGGTAAGCAATAACCATAAGATTTCTTCGGGTAGCTTTTCTGTAATTTCTTTTAATTCGATGCCGCGAATAATCAAACCTTTGTCAGGAGGAACTTCAGATGTATCACAAACTAGTCCTTTGACACCTCTCATGCCACCATATACCTGTTTTAATGTTACTTCTGAAACAACAAAATCTCCATGTTCTTTCAGCATATTTCGAATTTCATCTGCCTGTTTAGGCAGTATTTGAGCGAGTTTTGAATGTAGTAATGACATTTTTAACCTTTAAAGATACTTAAAATAATTTGATTTGAGAATCAATTGATTATCTGACTATGCAAATTAAAGAACATTCATAACAACAATTAGCATTATTGACATCTGTTATCAACATAATTTATACATTTTATTTTAAATGAAAAATTAATACTTATTCATTTTCCGATAAAATTTTCTAATTAAATTTTCATAAATCATTCATTTGCTAACAAATCCAATCTTACAGTTTCGATATATCTGTTTGAACGATTTAATATCACCATGTTGTAACCAAACAAAACATGCTGTTCGCCGGATTCCGGAATTGTTTCTGTTTCAGTCGTAATCAAGCCGCCCAAAGTCTCATAATCGTCGCTTTCGGGTAATTCTTTGGGCAAAATTTCGTTCAAATCTACTATACTTGCAGACGCCTTTACAATGAACGAATTTTCCGAAATGAACTCAACCAAAGCTTGCTCTTCATCATATTCATCTTGAATTTCGCCAACAAGTTCTTCAAGAATATCCTCCATAGTCACAATTCCGGCTGTACCTCCAAAAGCATCCAGCACTACGGCTAATTGCAAGCGTTTCTGTTGCAGAACCTTGAGCAATGCATCAATATTCTCATTTTCCTTCGTGTAAACTGTTTCGCGTAAAAAATCTCTCAAATCATTGAGCTTTCCATGCATTTGAGCAATTAAAATATCTCGAGTATTCACAATCCCGACAATATTATCAATAGTTTGTTCATAAACAGGCATACGCGAATAGCCTTCCTCGATGATTTTCCCGATGATAACCTGAGATTCGGAATTGATTTCTGCTGCTACGATTTTATTCCTTGGCACCATAATTTGCTTCACGGTGGTTTCTGTAAAATCAATCACATTTTCCATCAATTCATGGTCGTCCTCGTCCAAATATCCACTTTTTGAGCTTTCTTCAATCAAGTACCGAATCTCTTCCGTTCCTTCAGTATTTGCACTGTCTGAATCATCTTTTTGGAAATTATTTTTGGTTTTGTTATCAATGAACTTGATTAAATGTACTATTGGAAACGTAATAAGGAAAATAATCTGATATAGGAATGCAAAAAATCTTGCCGAAAAAATCAAATTTTTGGATGCGTAATTTTTTGGTATCACCACACCGAAAACATAAGAAAGAATCCCAAAAAGTATGATTGACAATGTCAACAAAGCTATTTTGAGTGCATCATCTGCATTCTGAATAAAGGCAAAATGCGACACAAATTCATAAAATACTACGGCTGAAACTGCAAATATGACCGTCGAAGCAACATGTTCGGAATATGAATATGTTTTAAAGTTGTCCGAAATATTCAAAGCCATTCGTGTCAGTGCTGAATTATTTCCGAGTTCGGACTCGTCAAAATAACTGCGAAATCTTTTGAGAGCGTGACCACCTGCTTTGATTGAGGCAAAAATAACAAGACTAAGTATAAGCAAAATCAGCAGAATTAGCCAATTCTCGCTGTTGAAATAATTATCGTACCCCGTATAAGGGTCTCCGCCGGCATTATCCATAATTTAGTAAACCTGCACTTTTAAGAACAAACCTTTTGTCAAAATGATAGCTTATATAACGAACAAGAAAGGAAAATACTTCTAATCGTTGATTAAAATTTAATTTTAGTCCTTCTAAAGCATCGTAAGGAAGTTCATTAAATTTGCTGATAAGACTGTATGCATCAGCCGAAATCTGAATAGTTTTGTCACTTCGATTAGTGCAAGAACATCCGTTTTGCAAACTTACCGTAATATGCTCAAGTGGCGAAATGTCGTGAAGCAACTCAATTTCGGGAGCAAATCCCATTTCGTTTGAAAATTTCAGCAAGAACGAAGCAAAAATCGCAAATGGGTCGCATGATGCACGATTCAATTCCATGAGCGATTCTTTCAATATAAAGCTCAGTTCAGCATTTGGGCTATGCTTTACCTGAGAAATCATAATCGTTTCGGCAATCATCAATCCGTGAATCAAATATTCTGTGTTCGATTGCAGTTTTCGGATTTTTCCTGTGCTATCGGCATTGGAGAGCAGATACAATTCTGTGCTCGGCTTATGATAAAAGGTGATTTCATCAATCGAAAGCGGCTCGAGTGCAGAGCCAAACTTGCTTTTGGAATTCCGAGCACCTTTAGCAATCACGCTAATCAGTCCGTGCGAATCGGTATAAAGCGACGCAATCTTGCTTGTATCGCCTTGTTTGGCAGTTTTTAAAACGACAGCTTCAGTTTTTACAATCATTTTTTTTATTTTTTGAAATTTTCTCTTTGCAAATTTAAAAAAAATCCTTACTTTTGTAATCTAATTTATTCCTGAGTAGCTCAGTTGGTTAGAGCATCTGACTGTTAATCAGAGGGTCCGGGGTTCAAGTCCCTGCTCAGGAGCGAGGATAAAGCTCACCGAAAGGTGGGCTTTTTTGTTGTGGGAACCACATTACCCTTTTCTCAATATTATCATTCGCCCTTCAATACTCATTGACGAATATTTGTATTTGTCTCTTATCCATCTCATTGTATCTTTTTGATAGATGAAAACATGCGTGTTATCTTTTATATAGTACCAACTGGCAAAATCAATGCTGCTGTCGTAAAGATGCGTCATCAAATACAAAGTTCCTTTCGGATTTAGCATTTTTGAAAATTTATCAAATTCAAAGACCGGATTATGGAAATGCTCAATTACTTCGCAACATGCTATGTAATCGTACTGCTCATTAAGCACTTCAGGGTAATTGTGAAAAATTGGGTCATACATTACGATATCAAATGAATTCTCTTTCAAAACTGTTTCTATCACAGGTCCCGTCCCGGCTCCAAAATCTAAGCCTTTGCTATTAGGTGTGTATTCCAGCAATATGGAAGAAGTAATGGGCTCAACAAATTTCCGATATCTTGGGTCATTGACATCATTATTGTGTGATTCGTATGTTTCTCTCTCTTCTTCTCTTGATGGCAGCAATTCATTTGAACGAAAAAAACCGAAGCACTGACTACAATGATAAAAATCATTGCAAAATGAAAAATTATCTACATTCAGGCATAGAGGGCAATAACTATTTGGTTTATTTCTTTTCAAGTTCTACTAAATATTACTTTGAAACATAAATGTCAGTTACTCTAATATTGTAACGGATATTTATCCAAAATAATTTTAAGCTGCCTGAAAAGATAGATTAGATCCATACTCTTATGGTTTATTATTCATGCTCTTCATTCAGTAGTCGGTATTTCATTTGCTTGGTTTTCCATCTGTCCATCGCAAATTTTTGCATATCATCAACTTTGTCCTTTTCGTCAACAATTTCAAAACCGAGAAGGGTCTCGATTATGTCTTCAAGAGTTGCTATTCCGTCCATTCCGCCGTATTCGTCCGAAACTAATGCTATATGCTCTTTTTTGTTGAGCATCTCTTCCCAAGCTGTGAATAACGTTGTCGAATCGGAAAAAGTAACAATATCCCTTCTGATGTCTTTTAATTTCAGGTCAAATTGGTCTTCTGCCAACTTTTCAAATACTAATTCGCGAAAAATATAGCCTGTAATATTGTCGCGATTGCCTTCATATATTGGGATTCTCGAGAAATGTAGGAAATCCTTATTCTTCAAAAATTCCTGCAAAGTCATTTCCTCATTTGCAATGACCACCACAATTCTTGGAGTCATTATGTCAGAAATACGGATGCTTTTTAATTTTATGAGATTTTGAATGATTTTGTTTTCTTTATCGCCGAAAATTCCTTCTTCTGTACCGATATGCGCTAATACTGATATTTCTTCGCGACTTGTGGTCAATTCGGTTCCTTTGCGGGATAGCAGCTTTGTCAATACTGCCGACATTACAACTAATGGATATGTAACGAAAATCATTGCATTGATAGTATTAGCAGCTACACTCATTAGTTCACGGCTATAATTTGCACCGAGAGTTTTCGGGATGATTTCCGTAAGTATCAAAATTAATAATGTAAGCACAGCCGATACGATACCAAAATAGGCATTTCCAAATATCAAAGTAGCTTGTGCCCCGACTCCGGCAGCTCCAACTGTATGTGCAACGGTATTGAGAGATAAGATTGCCGATAGGGGTCTGTCAACATTTTCTTTTAACTTGATGAATTTTAACGCAGATTTATCGCCCTTTGAGGCTCTGGCTTTCAAATATGAAAGTGGAGTTGATAAGAGCACAGCCTCCATTATTGAACAAAGGAAGGATATTGTTAAAGCTGTAAATAAGTAAATAAATAATAGAGTCATAAATTCATCTTTTAGTTAACAAATTGAATCCGATTTATTACTATCGGAACATAAATTATCAACACGGTGAAAGTTGGCGTTTAGTTTAGAACGCATCTAAGTTCATTCAAAACAGCAATACAAATTCATTATGCAAAATCTTTCAAAATCGGTACTTCCCACTCGCTATCAAAAAAATTACGTCCGAGTGGGATTCTCTCACGAGCTTTGAGTTCGTCTTTGTGGTAACTTTCGTCCAGCACCTCAATTTCAGCTTGATACCCAACTGCAATCATTGCCATCGGAGTGAATCTTTGGTCAATTCCAAATTCTTTTTTCAATTTATCGCCTTCAAAGCCACCCATTTGATGTGCCATAAGTCCTAATGAAGTTGCTTGTAGGCATATATTCATACTCGCTGCTCCTGTATCATACTGAGCCCAACGATTATCCTTGCCGGTTTTTCTGAAAATTGAATCTGCAAGAGCCACAAACAGTACGGGAGCTGTTTGCACCCATTTTTGATTCCATTCGCCAAGACAATTGAAAGCTCTGTCGAAGGCTGATTTATTATGGTGATAATCCCATACTATATAGCGGTATGGTTGGTCGTTAAAGCAACTCGGCGCCCACCTTGCTGCTTCGCAAATCGAAACTAACATTTCGCGAGAAACTCGGCGATTTCGGTCAAATGCTCTCGGACTCCACCGATTTTTGATTACTTCGTTAATTGGCTCGCTTGTAACTGCTCTTTTGATAATCATAATACCCCTATGCGTTTTGTGAAATACCTAATTCCCTTAATACCTGAATTACCTCTTTCATATCAACGGGTAGGTCGGATTCAAATTTTAGAAATTCTTTTGTAACCGGATGCTTGAATCCGAGTGTTTTTGCGTGAAGTAGTTGCCTATTTACCATTTTTAAGCATTTTTTGGAAATCGCATTTATTTCCGGTAAATAGGTGTAAACTTGTTTATCGCCACCATAACTTGTATCGCCGAATATGGGATGCTTGATATGATTCATATGTACACGGATTTGATGAGTTCTGCCTGTGTGCAATTTCAATTTCACAAGCGTTGCAAAATGAAATCGTTCAAGAACTTCATATTCGGTTTTAGCTATTCTGCCATCAGATTTCACTACTGCAAAAATTTTTCTGTCACGGATTGAACGCCCGAGCATATTTTCAATAACGCCATGGTCCTCTTTTACAATTCCCCAAACTATAGCATAATAGTAGCGTTCGGTGGTACGGTCTGCGAATTGCTTGCTCAAATTTGCCAAAGAAGCGTCGTTTTTGGCTATGACAAGTAATCCCGAAGTGTCCTTGTCCAAGCGGTGAACAATTCCCGGACGCAAAGTATCGGATGCGAATATTTGCCCGCTTTCTAACTCTTCGGCTGTATCGTCATCTTCATCATAATCATCCAATTTGATGCTCTCGCGCAATCCGAAATGATACAATAGTCCGTTGACAAGTGTTCCGTATCTGTTTCCGTAGCCCGGATGAGTGCACATACCGGCAGCTTTATTGACTACCAAAAGTTGCTCATCTTCGTAAAATATTTCAAGTGGAAGTTGCTCGGGAATTAATTCAATTGGTGGCGGCTTCATCAATTTGCAGATGATTTGGTCATTTGCTTTGACTTTTTGAGATGCTTTTGCAAGAGAATCGTTGACTGTGACTAAACCGTCGTCAATTGCTTTCTGAACTTTTGTCCGAGTCGCATTGGCAACGCTTCGAGTCAGATACACATCGAGCCGTTCGGGTTTATGTGCTTTGGGTACAGAAATTGTAATTATCGTTTCAATATGCTCAGGATATTGCGCTTTTATGTCACTTTCGGTATCCATATTTTAATCTTCTTTAGCTGTTGGGCTTATTTTGGATTCTGTTTCATTTATTAATTGTATATTTTCGGTTTCAATTGTATTGGTCTCTTTTTGGGGGAATATGTCATGCCATTCGGGTAAATGTTTGTGGAATATAATCAAAAACACAACTCCAACTGTGACACAAGAATCGGCAACATTGAAAATGGGGAAGTGGGTCCATCCCAGAAAATCAATATCAGGAATATCAACTTGCACAAAGTCAACTACTTTGCCGTAAAATAAGGGCGCATAACCGTAAAATACGCCGTAAAATACTCTGTCAATCAGATTTCCGACTGCTCCGGCGAAAATTAATGTAAAGCCAATCAAAATCCCGATTGACCTTTGGGATATTCGCACAATCAACCACGCTAAACCGATGCTCGCAAAGACTGAAAACAGGCTCAAGAAAATTTTCCCTGCTCCGAATTCGATTCCGAATGCCATGCCCGGATTTTCGATAAATGTCCATAGCAAGAAGTCGCCAATCACAGGATTTGGCATACCGTACTCTGCACCTTCGTGAACGATGCCGAATAGATTAAAGCCTTTGAAATAGAGTTTGGTGGCTTGGTCGAACAAAATTAAGAGCGATGCGACCATGAAAAAAGGATAAATTTTTCTTCTATGTAGAGATTCGTTTTTTTGATTTTCAATTTCCATTGACTAATTTTTTCTTATTTTTAAAAATGTAGTGACGATTCATCGTCAATATTGATTATCAATTTTGAAATAAAAACATGGATTTAGAACAAGCAAGGGCAAAAGCTACAGAACTCAGCCAACTAATTCGCAAGTACGACAAGGCTTATTACCTTGATGCGGAGCCAATTATCAGCGACCGTGAGTATGATTTGCTGTTCGCCGAATTGCAATCAATCGAAAAACAATTTCCTGAGATAATTGTTTCGGATTCGCCGACTCAGCGAGTGGGTGGCGAGCCGCTGAAAGCATTCGAGCAAGTCACTCACAATGTCCCGATGCTATCTTTGCAAAATTCATACACAAAGGAAGATATTTTCGATTTCGATGCACGAATCAAAAAATCCTTAGAAAACGAGTCATTTGCATATTCGGCTGAATTGAAAATTGACGGTGTGGCTTTAAGTTTGAGATACAGTGACGGCAAACTCCAAATCGGTGCAACTCGTGGCGATGGCTACGCAGGTGATAATATTACATCTAATGTCAAGACTATCAAAAGCATCCCGCTCTCAGTTCCTGTAGTGTCTTATGACGGCAAAGAGCTAAAGAATTTTGAAGTTCGAGGCGAAGTGTTTATGCACGTCAACGACTTTGAGAAAATCAACAAAGCACGTATCGAATCGGATGAGAAACCTTACGCCAATCCACGAAATACAACTGCCGGAACATTAAAATTGTTAGATTCGGCTCTCGTGGCTAAACGAAAATTAAATTTTATCGCATATTATTTGAAAGCTGATGATTTCGAAATCGAATCCCAACATGAAATCGTAGATTTACTGTCAAAATTAGGCTTCAAGATTAATTCCGGCGTCAAATATTGCAATGACATTGGCGATTTGATAAATTTCATTGATGAATGGGAATCAAAGCGGCATGATTTGCCATTTCAGACAGATGGAATTGTAATCAAAATTGATTCTACGCGGCAGCAAAATTATCTCGGTAGCGTGGCACGTTCGCCTCGATGGGCAATTGCTTATAAATATGAATCCGAAAATGCAGCAACAATTTTGCGTGACATAACTGTTCAAGTGGGAAGAACAGGGGCTGTCACGCCTGTTGCTGAATTAGAGCCTGTGCTTTTGGCGGGTTCGACTGTATCGCGGGCTACTTTGCACAATATGGATTTCATTTCCGAACGCGACATCCGAATTGGCGACACCGTTTTGATTGAAAAAGGTGGCGAGGTCATTCCCAAAGTGATTAAGCCTGTGATTGAACTGCGAACTCCGGAAATTGTTCCATACGAATTTCCAAAATATTGCCCTTGTGATTTGAAAACCTTACTCGTAAGGTTCGAAGGCGAGGCAAATTATTATTGCGAGCATCCCGATTGTCCTTGGCAAATACGGCGAAAAATCGAGCATTTTGCATCGCGCGATGCTTTGGATATTGCCGGACTGGGCGAAAAAGTCGTTGATACTCTGGTAAACGAAGGACTTTTGAAGGATATTGCCGATATTTACGAATTGCACAAGCACTACGAAATATTGAAAAATTTGGAAAAATGGGGAAACAAGTCTGCACAAAATTTACTTGAAGCAATCGAACAATCCAAATCCCAGCCATTTGAAAGAGTTTTGTTTGCAATTGGAATCAAATTCATTGGTCGGGGAGGGGCAAAACTTCTCGTCAGGCACTTTAAAAACATTGACGCAATCATCAATGCTTCTCGCGATGAATTAACCGCAGTGCACGAAATCGGCACCAAAATGGCAGATTCGATTATCAAATTCTTCTCGATTGAAATGAATAAAACCATCGTCGAACGGCTGCGAAATTACGGCTTAACTTTTAAATTTGATGAAGGTGAAATAGTTTTATCAGATGCACCACTATCCGGTAAAACATTCGTTTTCACTGGCGAAATGGAATCTATGACCCGAAGTGAAGCCGCCTTGAAAGTCGAATCCCTTGGGGGAACTGAGACCAAATCTGTATCGAAACTTA belongs to Candidatus Kapaibacterium sp. and includes:
- a CDS encoding CNNM domain-containing protein is translated as MTLLFIYLFTALTISFLCSIMEAVLLSTPLSYLKARASKGDKSALKFIKLKENVDRPLSAILSLNTVAHTVGAAGVGAQATLIFGNAYFGIVSAVLTLLILILTEIIPKTLGANYSRELMSVAANTINAMIFVTYPLVVMSAVLTKLLSRKGTELTTSREEISVLAHIGTEEGIFGDKENKIIQNLIKLKSIRISDIMTPRIVVVIANEEMTLQEFLKNKDFLHFSRIPIYEGNRDNITGYIFRELVFEKLAEDQFDLKLKDIRRDIVTFSDSTTLFTAWEEMLNKKEHIALVSDEYGGMDGIATLEDIIETLLGFEIVDEKDKVDDMQKFAMDRWKTKQMKYRLLNEEHE
- the ligA gene encoding NAD-dependent DNA ligase LigA, producing the protein MDLEQARAKATELSQLIRKYDKAYYLDAEPIISDREYDLLFAELQSIEKQFPEIIVSDSPTQRVGGEPLKAFEQVTHNVPMLSLQNSYTKEDIFDFDARIKKSLENESFAYSAELKIDGVALSLRYSDGKLQIGATRGDGYAGDNITSNVKTIKSIPLSVPVVSYDGKELKNFEVRGEVFMHVNDFEKINKARIESDEKPYANPRNTTAGTLKLLDSALVAKRKLNFIAYYLKADDFEIESQHEIVDLLSKLGFKINSGVKYCNDIGDLINFIDEWESKRHDLPFQTDGIVIKIDSTRQQNYLGSVARSPRWAIAYKYESENAATILRDITVQVGRTGAVTPVAELEPVLLAGSTVSRATLHNMDFISERDIRIGDTVLIEKGGEVIPKVIKPVIELRTPEIVPYEFPKYCPCDLKTLLVRFEGEANYYCEHPDCPWQIRRKIEHFASRDALDIAGLGEKVVDTLVNEGLLKDIADIYELHKHYEILKNLEKWGNKSAQNLLEAIEQSKSQPFERVLFAIGIKFIGRGGAKLLVRHFKNIDAIINASRDELTAVHEIGTKMADSIIKFFSIEMNKTIVERLRNYGLTFKFDEGEIVLSDAPLSGKTFVFTGEMESMTRSEAALKVESLGGTETKSVSKLTSYVVVGSKPGSKFDKAKKLGVQILNEEDFLNLIKG
- a CDS encoding class I SAM-dependent methyltransferase, coding for MLPSREEERETYESHNNDVNDPRYRKFVEPITSSILLEYTPNSKGLDFGAGTGPVIETVLKENSFDIVMYDPIFHNYPEVLNEQYDYIACCEVIEHFHNPVFEFDKFSKMLNPKGTLYLMTHLYDSSIDFASWYYIKDNTHVFIYQKDTMRWIRDKYKYSSMSIEGRMIILRKG
- a CDS encoding signal peptidase II, whose translation is MEIENQKNESLHRRKIYPFFMVASLLILFDQATKLYFKGFNLFGIVHEGAEYGMPNPVIGDFLLWTFIENPGMAFGIEFGAGKIFLSLFSVFASIGLAWLIVRISQRSIGILIGFTLIFAGAVGNLIDRVFYGVFYGYAPLFYGKVVDFVQVDIPDIDFLGWTHFPIFNVADSCVTVGVVFLIIFHKHLPEWHDIFPQKETNTIETENIQLINETESKISPTAKED
- the recO gene encoding DNA repair protein RecO codes for the protein MIVKTEAVVLKTAKQGDTSKIASLYTDSHGLISVIAKGARNSKSKFGSALEPLSIDEITFYHKPSTELYLLSNADSTGKIRKLQSNTEYLIHGLMIAETIMISQVKHSPNAELSFILKESLMELNRASCDPFAIFASFLLKFSNEMGFAPEIELLHDISPLEHITVSLQNGCSCTNRSDKTIQISADAYSLISKFNELPYDALEGLKLNFNQRLEVFSFLVRYISYHFDKRFVLKSAGLLNYG
- a CDS encoding nitroreductase family protein, with the protein product MIIKRAVTSEPINEVIKNRWSPRAFDRNRRVSREMLVSICEAARWAPSCFNDQPYRYIVWDYHHNKSAFDRAFNCLGEWNQKWVQTAPVLFVALADSIFRKTGKDNRWAQYDTGAASMNICLQATSLGLMAHQMGGFEGDKLKKEFGIDQRFTPMAMIAVGYQAEIEVLDESYHKDELKARERIPLGRNFFDSEWEVPILKDFA
- a CDS encoding RluA family pseudouridine synthase, with translation MDTESDIKAQYPEHIETIITISVPKAHKPERLDVYLTRSVANATRTKVQKAIDDGLVTVNDSLAKASQKVKANDQIICKLMKPPPIELIPEQLPLEIFYEDEQLLVVNKAAGMCTHPGYGNRYGTLVNGLLYHFGLRESIKLDDYDEDDDTAEELESGQIFASDTLRPGIVHRLDKDTSGLLVIAKNDASLANLSKQFADRTTERYYYAIVWGIVKEDHGVIENMLGRSIRDRKIFAVVKSDGRIAKTEYEVLERFHFATLVKLKLHTGRTHQIRVHMNHIKHPIFGDTSYGGDKQVYTYLPEINAISKKCLKMVNRQLLHAKTLGFKHPVTKEFLKFESDLPVDMKEVIQVLRELGISQNA
- a CDS encoding hemolysin family protein, yielding MDNAGGDPYTGYDNYFNSENWLILLILLILSLVIFASIKAGGHALKRFRSYFDESELGNNSALTRMALNISDNFKTYSYSEHVASTVIFAVSAVVFYEFVSHFAFIQNADDALKIALLTLSIILFGILSYVFGVVIPKNYASKNLIFSARFFAFLYQIIFLITFPIVHLIKFIDNKTKNNFQKDDSDSANTEGTEEIRYLIEESSKSGYLDEDDHELMENVIDFTETTVKQIMVPRNKIVAAEINSESQVIIGKIIEEGYSRMPVYEQTIDNIVGIVNTRDILIAQMHGKLNDLRDFLRETVYTKENENIDALLKVLQQKRLQLAVVLDAFGGTAGIVTMEDILEELVGEIQDEYDEEQALVEFISENSFIVKASASIVDLNEILPKELPESDDYETLGGLITTETETIPESGEQHVLFGYNMVILNRSNRYIETVRLDLLANE
- a CDS encoding citrate (Si)-synthase gives rise to the protein MSLLHSKLAQILPKQADEIRNMLKEHGDFVVSEVTLKQVYGGMRGVKGLVCDTSEVPPDKGLIIRGIELKEITEKLPEEILWLLLTGELPNQAELADLQKELTARNAVPQYVWDVIDSMPADSHPMAMFNTAILVMQKESVFAKRYDEGMPKYEYWEATLDDLLNLTAKLPAIAGYVYRKRFGKGPRIEPDNSKDWSGNYVHMLGLEDNNGEFSKLMRLYLTLHSDHEGGNASAYTSTVVASTLSDLYYSLSAGLNALAGPLHGLANQECLKWVLETMDQFGGVPSDEDLEKFAWETLNSGRVIPGYGHAVLRITDPRYDAFLAFGKKHMPNDPVFATVSKVFDVVPNVLRQVKKISDPWPNVDAGSGALLYHYGLKEFSYYTVLFSVSRALGIGAQAVIARAYGLPITRPKSLPTAKYAKMVKG